In Acidobacteriota bacterium, a genomic segment contains:
- a CDS encoding site-2 protease family protein, with protein sequence MGDVNIGKIAIMFVVFLFSTACHEAAHAWTAWKWGDSTAKDLGRVTLNPIPHIDPIGTLLLPLMVLFMTGGSGIMGWASTPVDKSQMRDPKWGDFWTSAAGPLTNLGLAIISLIVLKAVRLSLGGSLGEYAEAVAFLLVTMVWMNLFLMVLNFLPIPPLDGGHMLETLLPPRMAEVFEQIRPFGLIILIAVSASGLLDNLTSPLIHWAFSML encoded by the coding sequence GTGGGTGATGTGAATATCGGCAAGATCGCCATTATGTTCGTGGTGTTTCTCTTCTCGACAGCCTGCCACGAAGCTGCGCACGCCTGGACGGCCTGGAAATGGGGCGATTCGACGGCCAAAGATTTGGGCCGCGTGACGCTCAATCCGATTCCGCACATTGATCCTATCGGCACCTTGCTGCTGCCGCTGATGGTGCTGTTTATGACAGGCGGCAGCGGCATTATGGGCTGGGCCAGCACGCCTGTAGACAAATCGCAAATGCGCGATCCGAAGTGGGGCGATTTTTGGACGTCGGCCGCCGGCCCTTTGACCAATCTGGGTCTGGCGATCATCAGCCTGATTGTGCTCAAAGCCGTGCGCTTGTCCTTAGGCGGTTCACTTGGTGAATACGCCGAAGCGGTCGCCTTTTTGCTGGTCACGATGGTGTGGATGAATCTTTTTTTGATGGTGCTGAATTTCCTGCCGATTCCGCCGCTGGATGGCGGGCACATGTTGGAGACACTCTTGCCGCCCCGCATGGCCGAAGTGTTTGAGCAAATCCGTCCGTTCGGGTTGATTATCCTGATCGCCGTTAGCGCCTCCGGCTTGCTTGATAACCTGACTAGCCCGCTGATTCATTGGGCATTTTCGATGCTTTAG
- a CDS encoding sigma-70 family RNA polymerase sigma factor produces MHPVNLAPDLTVIIQALKQEVDVVENYEKLHRRYYSQLYLFFIRKKISAEDAKDLTQNTFFSVFKNLKSLRQDEQFESWLFQIARRELSHAYERQQTSKRKGHTVPFENISTAESEEKASPLARLNASGPNPHELLIEKESLQQVREALEQLPEQMRRVTELRVQGLEYHEIAQRLDISINTVKSQLFQARERLRKRLGKYFGELNL; encoded by the coding sequence TTGCATCCCGTGAACCTGGCTCCGGATTTAACTGTCATTATTCAAGCGTTAAAGCAGGAAGTAGACGTCGTGGAGAATTATGAAAAACTCCATCGGCGTTATTACTCACAGCTCTACCTTTTTTTTATCCGAAAAAAAATTTCAGCCGAGGACGCAAAAGATCTCACCCAAAATACGTTTTTTTCGGTCTTTAAGAATTTGAAGAGCTTGCGGCAGGATGAGCAATTTGAAAGCTGGCTTTTTCAGATCGCCCGACGCGAGCTTTCTCACGCTTATGAGCGGCAACAGACATCAAAGCGTAAAGGTCATACCGTCCCGTTTGAAAATATCAGCACTGCTGAGTCTGAAGAGAAAGCTTCCCCCTTGGCAAGACTCAATGCTTCAGGCCCCAACCCGCACGAGTTGTTGATTGAAAAAGAGTCATTGCAGCAAGTTCGCGAGGCCTTGGAGCAATTGCCAGAGCAAATGCGGCGCGTGACCGAGTTGCGGGTTCAGGGTCTGGAATATCATGAAATCGCCCAACGTTTGGACATCTCCATCAACACGGTTAAATCGCAGCTTTTCCAAGCTCGCGAGCGTTTGCGAAAACGGTTAGGAAAGTATTTCGGCGAGTTAAATTTATAA
- a CDS encoding molybdopterin molybdotransferase MoeA, with the protein MLRIEDALQLMLDHTPVLPDETVALSDIVGRVLRQPAFSDLDLPPFDRARMDGYAVRSADTQKPPVRLQAIGEAAAGFTFGGEVAAGQAVRIMTGAPIPAGADAVQKIEVIQVNDDGFIELTELVAAGQFITPRASEARKGEVVVNAGERITPATAAVLASFGYADVIVSHRPRLALLSTGSELVEVHETPQGAQIRNSNTYSLAGYATQAGAEVIHAAIVCDDFEVTRTAIADALAQADVVMLSGGVSMGDYDLVKPALLALGAEILVEKVAMHPGKPTVFAKLEDKVIFGLPGNPVSVAVSFHVFARPVLLRMQGAHEIHLPRWRAHVTRTIKGAPPRRSHQPARLLIRDGCAEAEPLKWGGSSDLVAFMQADALIVVPEDRASLSAGELAEVIQLPK; encoded by the coding sequence ATGTTGCGCATCGAAGACGCTCTGCAACTCATGCTCGATCACACGCCCGTGTTGCCGGACGAAACAGTGGCTTTGTCTGACATAGTCGGTCGAGTGTTGCGACAACCGGCTTTCTCCGATTTGGATTTGCCGCCCTTCGACCGGGCGCGCATGGATGGTTATGCCGTGCGGTCGGCGGACACACAAAAGCCGCCCGTGCGGTTGCAGGCGATTGGCGAAGCCGCTGCCGGGTTCACGTTTGGTGGTGAGGTCGCGGCCGGACAGGCGGTGCGGATTATGACCGGTGCGCCCATTCCCGCTGGTGCAGATGCTGTGCAGAAAATTGAAGTCATCCAGGTCAATGACGATGGTTTCATTGAACTGACCGAATTGGTGGCTGCCGGGCAGTTCATCACTCCACGTGCCAGCGAAGCGCGTAAAGGAGAGGTTGTCGTCAATGCGGGCGAACGCATTACACCTGCGACGGCAGCCGTGTTGGCGAGTTTCGGCTATGCCGATGTGATCGTGTCGCACCGTCCACGCCTGGCGCTGCTTTCGACCGGCAGCGAACTGGTCGAGGTGCACGAGACACCGCAAGGCGCACAGATTCGCAATTCCAATACGTATTCGCTGGCGGGCTATGCCACGCAGGCCGGAGCCGAGGTCATACACGCAGCAATCGTGTGCGATGATTTCGAGGTTACGCGCACCGCCATTGCTGATGCACTCGCTCAAGCCGACGTCGTGATGCTGTCAGGCGGCGTTTCGATGGGCGATTATGACTTGGTCAAACCCGCGCTGCTCGCTTTGGGCGCGGAGATATTGGTTGAAAAAGTCGCCATGCATCCCGGCAAACCGACCGTATTTGCCAAGTTGGAGGACAAGGTGATTTTCGGTTTGCCCGGCAACCCTGTTTCGGTGGCTGTCTCGTTTCATGTGTTCGCACGTCCGGTGTTGCTCAGAATGCAAGGCGCACATGAGATTCATCTGCCACGTTGGCGGGCGCACGTGACCCGCACGATCAAAGGCGCGCCGCCGCGCCGCAGCCATCAACCGGCGCGCTTGCTGATTCGTGACGGATGCGCCGAAGCCGAACCGCTCAAATGGGGCGGTTCATCTGATCTGGTTGCGTTTATGCAAGCCGACGCCTTGATTGTCGTTCCTGAAGACCGGGCGAGCTTGAGCGCCGGTGAATTGGCCGAAGTCATTCAACTGCCAAAATAG
- the moaC gene encoding cyclic pyranopterin monophosphate synthase MoaC, which translates to MPPQLTHLDAEGRITMVDVGAKAVTTRTAEASGFVHMAPATVTAIRERRTPKGDPLETARLAGIMAAKRTAELIPLCHSLALSHADVQITLTDAGAQLTATATTSAQTGVEMEALTAVSVAALTLYDMCKALDRLMVISDIRLERKSGGHSGAWRRPTEVAEAS; encoded by the coding sequence ATGCCGCCACAACTTACGCACCTGGACGCCGAAGGGCGCATCACGATGGTGGATGTCGGCGCGAAAGCCGTTACGACGCGCACAGCGGAAGCGAGCGGGTTCGTCCACATGGCACCCGCCACGGTCACAGCGATTCGTGAACGCCGCACGCCCAAAGGCGATCCGCTCGAAACGGCGCGGCTGGCGGGTATCATGGCCGCCAAACGTACCGCCGAGTTGATCCCGCTTTGTCATTCGCTGGCCCTTTCACACGCCGATGTGCAAATCACGCTGACGGACGCAGGCGCGCAACTGACCGCCACCGCGACGACCAGCGCGCAAACCGGCGTCGAAATGGAAGCCCTCACCGCCGTCTCGGTCGCGGCCCTGACGCTTTACGATATGTGCAAAGCGCTTGACCGCCTGATGGTGATCTCGGACATCCGGCTGGAACGCAAAAGCGGCGGGCATTCGGGCGCATGGCGCCGGCCCACTGAAGTCGCTGAGGCGAGTTAA
- a CDS encoding GNAT family N-acetyltransferase, translating into MTVAEYELLPFEPGWQCEYYDGQAHFTPRYHPVVTMLQVGLRAFTAPCLIRPATAADAAELAATYVASFGVTIEYCDYTAEAMRNAAARALHEHFSGERGNPLSASRVAVDPHRDKRLVGAALLFTGRESARLDLLFVHPGWQGRRLATALVADAVNQLHCYGERRLMSRYHIGNDASRRWHQQFGFIEEPDLQRARLYLRAVQSELWRRAQLNDLPETERARLENERAQWQAQVEELERVADLQGFEAVCPDYRWL; encoded by the coding sequence ATGACAGTCGCAGAGTATGAACTGTTGCCGTTTGAGCCTGGCTGGCAATGCGAATACTATGACGGACAGGCACACTTTACGCCGCGCTATCATCCCGTGGTCACCATGCTTCAAGTTGGCTTGCGCGCTTTCACCGCCCCCTGCTTGATTCGTCCGGCCACAGCCGCTGACGCTGCGGAATTGGCTGCTACCTACGTTGCTTCCTTTGGCGTGACCATTGAGTACTGCGATTACACCGCTGAGGCCATGCGCAACGCTGCCGCGCGCGCCTTGCACGAACATTTCTCTGGCGAACGCGGCAACCCGCTCTCGGCCTCGCGCGTAGCCGTTGACCCGCACCGCGACAAGCGCCTGGTCGGCGCGGCTCTGCTTTTCACCGGACGTGAAAGCGCGCGGTTGGATTTGCTCTTCGTACATCCCGGCTGGCAGGGTCGCCGCCTCGCTACCGCGTTAGTCGCTGATGCTGTCAACCAATTGCATTGCTATGGCGAGCGCCGCTTGATGAGCCGCTACCACATCGGCAATGACGCCAGCCGCCGCTGGCATCAACAATTCGGCTTTATCGAAGAACCTGATTTGCAACGCGCACGGTTGTATTTGCGGGCTGTCCAAAGTGAACTCTGGCGGCGCGCGCAATTGAATGACTTGCCGGAAACGGAACGGGCCCGCCTGGAAAATGAGCGCGCGCAGTGGCAAGCGCAGGTCGAGGAGTTAGAGCGCGTGGCCGATCTTCAAGGCTTTGAGGCGGTCTGTCCGGATTATCGCTGGCTATGA
- a CDS encoding ABC transporter ATP-binding protein, whose protein sequence is MKLLELNDLHFGYAQPVLTGVTLEVQAGEVVALLGANGAGKSTLLSLTHGLLQPQRGEVRLSEKPLAQWSRREIARQLALVAQQSEVRFPLTALEYVLTGRFAHARGFGFETERDVEAALAALRATDAEQFAARRFNELSSGEKQRVVLARALAQEPRALLLDEPTANADLAHQFSLLELVQRLTRERAFGVLLVTHEINLAAEFADRIALLKEGRLLACGKPHEVLTEERLNETFSTSLLVAAHPQTGNPHIFWRSN, encoded by the coding sequence ATGAAGCTGCTCGAGTTAAACGACCTGCATTTCGGTTATGCGCAACCCGTGCTGACGGGCGTGACGCTGGAAGTGCAAGCGGGTGAAGTCGTCGCGTTGCTCGGAGCCAATGGCGCGGGCAAATCCACTTTGCTCAGTCTGACGCATGGGTTGTTGCAACCGCAGCGCGGCGAAGTGCGCCTGAGCGAAAAGCCCTTGGCGCAATGGTCGCGGCGTGAAATCGCGCGCCAACTGGCGCTGGTGGCGCAACAGAGCGAGGTGCGCTTTCCGCTAACGGCGTTGGAATACGTCTTGACGGGCCGGTTCGCACACGCGCGCGGGTTCGGATTCGAGACGGAGCGCGACGTGGAAGCTGCCCTTGCGGCGTTGCGCGCAACCGATGCCGAGCAATTCGCGGCCCGCCGTTTTAACGAGTTGTCGAGCGGCGAAAAACAACGTGTAGTGCTGGCCCGCGCGCTGGCGCAGGAACCGCGCGCCTTGCTGTTGGACGAACCCACAGCGAATGCCGACTTGGCACATCAATTCTCGTTGCTGGAACTGGTGCAGCGGTTGACACGCGAACGCGCTTTCGGGGTGTTGCTGGTGACGCACGAGATCAATCTGGCCGCTGAGTTTGCTGATCGTATCGCGCTGCTCAAAGAGGGGCGCTTGCTCGCGTGCGGAAAACCGCATGAAGTTTTGACAGAAGAACGGTTGAACGAAACCTTCAGCACTTCTTTGCTGGTAGCCGCTCACCCGCAAACTGGGAACCCGCATATTTTTTGGCGCAGCAACTGA
- the mtnA gene encoding S-methyl-5-thioribose-1-phosphate isomerase, whose translation MIKTLEWTETGVVMIDQRRLPTEELYPVFRTYEEVAGAIKEMVVRGAPAIGVAAAMGIALGARDTATNDTQEFEHAFNRICEVLGATRPTAVNLFWAIERMRKLYTELKSSAVSLADIRARLIEEAQRMHAEDITANQAMGRHGAALIPDGATVLTHCNAGALATAGYGTALGVIRAAVEAGKRVAVFADETRPFLQGARLTAWELHKDNIPVTLITDNMAGHFMKAGRIDCIVVGADRIAANGDVANKIGTYSVAVLAKENNVPFYVAAPISTLDLSTPSGEQIPIEERTPLEVTHVKDVQLAPTGIQIANPAFDVTPNRYVAAIITECGVARAPYTESLARLAASK comes from the coding sequence ATGATCAAAACTCTGGAATGGACTGAAACGGGCGTCGTCATGATTGACCAGCGACGCTTACCCACCGAAGAACTCTATCCTGTTTTCCGCACCTACGAGGAAGTCGCTGGGGCGATCAAGGAGATGGTTGTACGTGGCGCGCCGGCCATCGGGGTCGCCGCCGCGATGGGCATTGCTTTGGGTGCGCGTGATACCGCTACAAACGACACGCAGGAATTCGAGCACGCCTTCAATCGAATCTGTGAGGTGTTGGGCGCGACCCGCCCGACAGCCGTCAACCTGTTTTGGGCGATTGAACGCATGCGCAAGCTGTATACGGAACTGAAAAGTTCTGCTGTGTCGCTCGCTGACATTCGCGCGCGGTTAATCGAAGAGGCCCAGCGTATGCACGCCGAAGACATCACGGCTAATCAGGCGATGGGCCGCCACGGTGCAGCCTTGATTCCGGATGGCGCGACCGTGCTGACGCATTGCAATGCCGGCGCGCTGGCGACCGCCGGTTATGGCACCGCGCTGGGCGTCATTCGCGCTGCTGTCGAAGCCGGCAAGCGCGTTGCCGTTTTTGCTGACGAAACGCGCCCCTTTTTACAGGGCGCCCGGCTGACCGCCTGGGAATTGCACAAAGACAACATCCCGGTCACGCTGATTACTGACAACATGGCTGGTCATTTCATGAAAGCGGGCCGTATAGATTGCATTGTTGTCGGCGCTGATCGGATCGCGGCCAATGGCGATGTCGCCAATAAAATCGGCACTTATTCCGTTGCCGTATTGGCGAAGGAAAACAACGTTCCCTTCTACGTTGCCGCGCCCATTTCCACGCTGGACTTGAGTACCCCTTCCGGCGAGCAGATTCCCATCGAAGAACGCACGCCGTTGGAAGTGACCCATGTCAAAGACGTTCAACTCGCGCCCACGGGCATCCAAATCGCCAACCCGGCGTTTGACGTGACGCCTAACCGCTACGTCGCCGCGATCATTACCGAATGCGGCGTGGCGCGCGCACCTTACACCGAAAGTTTGGCACGGCTGGCGGCCAGCAAATAA
- a CDS encoding VWA domain-containing protein, with translation MPNLGRRYLPGSFLLFVFCLNSYGWLRVSAQDKAPPPNPKEEQTNVFRMDTDLVSIDVQVTDRQGAQYGTKLSPEDFVVYEDGVRQKISNFSATEVPFNLVLLLDTSGSTRDELSLMQKAARRFLTELRPHDRVAIIQFNQQVELIKDLTADRGKLEKALGQLTGGSGTSFYDAVQLALDEVLRKATGRKAIVALTDGVDSFGFGTYEKLLPKLESARAALYFLKLDTEEYTEARMLRDCRDSSHFKFSRKQLKKYFDEFIKEGDPSQYEDHCKLERMEKIRINRRLYEAAGDELEEMSSKTGGHVYPVESLQQLAPKFTQIAAELRTQYSLAYYPSNEKHDGKWRGVRIEIKKPGLTVQARPGYRAPLD, from the coding sequence ATGCCGAATTTGGGCCGCCGTTATCTTCCCGGATCGTTTTTGCTCTTTGTTTTCTGTCTTAATTCTTATGGCTGGTTGCGGGTCTCGGCACAAGATAAAGCCCCGCCGCCAAATCCCAAAGAAGAACAGACGAATGTTTTCCGCATGGATACCGACCTGGTTTCGATTGACGTACAAGTAACAGATCGTCAAGGTGCGCAGTACGGCACCAAGCTTTCCCCGGAAGACTTTGTCGTTTATGAAGACGGTGTGCGGCAAAAGATCAGTAATTTCTCGGCCACCGAAGTGCCTTTCAATTTGGTGTTGCTGCTGGACACCTCCGGCAGCACGCGCGATGAGCTGTCCCTGATGCAAAAGGCCGCGCGGCGCTTCCTGACTGAATTGCGACCGCACGACCGCGTAGCAATTATCCAATTCAATCAGCAGGTCGAACTTATCAAGGACCTAACCGCCGATCGTGGCAAGCTGGAAAAAGCTTTGGGTCAATTGACCGGCGGCAGCGGGACTTCGTTTTACGATGCCGTGCAATTGGCACTGGATGAGGTTTTGCGCAAAGCCACGGGCCGCAAAGCGATTGTGGCGCTGACGGATGGTGTGGATTCGTTTGGCTTCGGCACCTATGAGAAATTGTTGCCCAAGCTGGAAAGCGCCAGAGCGGCGCTCTATTTTCTCAAGCTGGATACCGAGGAATATACCGAAGCGCGGATGTTGCGCGATTGCCGTGATAGCAGCCATTTCAAATTTTCGCGCAAGCAGTTAAAGAAGTATTTCGATGAGTTCATCAAAGAGGGCGACCCCAGCCAGTACGAAGATCATTGCAAGCTAGAGCGCATGGAAAAGATTCGGATCAACCGGCGTTTATACGAAGCGGCGGGCGACGAATTGGAGGAGATGTCCAGTAAGACCGGCGGGCATGTCTATCCGGTTGAATCGTTGCAACAACTCGCTCCGAAGTTTACACAGATTGCGGCGGAGTTACGCACGCAATACTCCCTGGCGTACTACCCCAGCAATGAAAAGCACGATGGCAAATGGCGCGGCGTGCGCATCGAAATCAAAAAGCCCGGCCTGACGGTGCAAGCGCGGCCTGGCTACCGCGCGCCGCTGGATTAG
- a CDS encoding DUF4031 domain-containing protein — translation MAILLDSFFNPERGPRRFWNRRCGHLTSDDSLLELFDFAVELRLKREWVQAKSIIHFDLTDPEYEFALHVGAQLVTSRELVQRAIRLTPRGFGRLLPPDELDLLAPLVARRWQGKR, via the coding sequence ATGGCGATCTTGCTGGATTCGTTTTTCAACCCGGAGCGTGGCCCGCGCCGGTTTTGGAATCGGCGCTGCGGGCATTTGACCTCGGACGATTCGCTGCTTGAGTTGTTCGACTTTGCGGTGGAGTTGCGCTTAAAACGGGAATGGGTGCAGGCCAAATCCATTATCCATTTCGACCTGACCGATCCGGAATACGAATTTGCGTTGCACGTCGGCGCCCAACTGGTCACTTCGCGCGAATTGGTGCAACGTGCCATTCGCCTGACGCCGCGCGGCTTCGGGCGGTTGTTGCCGCCTGATGAGTTGGACTTGTTGGCTCCGCTGGTAGCGCGCCGCTGGCAAGGGAAACGATGA
- a CDS encoding NYN domain-containing protein: protein MRSTTRVGVYVDVANINRNGGFGMGYDILREFACRDQAEAMRLNAYVSYDAEKARRDSYYRNRTNSFYSVLRDFGYKVIQKEVKWFTDEDGNRVAKANADLDLAVDALLQSENLDRVLLVTGDGDFVQVVRALQNKGCRVEVVAFKNVSNELRREADLFLSGYLIPNLLPVEASNGEANQWGELNQRVRGICYYHKNDFGFLRYLKHIDTNLWITDPKHPDSPYGTAWFHDTTLPVGFNTNDLPSRRYIFEFKLARAENDKGLRALEIELLAEQ from the coding sequence ATGAGATCAACCACGCGCGTCGGCGTTTACGTGGACGTCGCCAACATCAATCGCAATGGCGGATTCGGCATGGGCTACGACATCCTGCGCGAGTTCGCCTGCCGCGATCAGGCCGAGGCGATGCGGCTCAACGCCTATGTCAGCTACGACGCTGAAAAAGCGCGCCGCGACAGTTACTATCGCAATCGCACCAACAGCTTTTATTCGGTGCTGCGCGATTTCGGTTACAAGGTGATCCAGAAAGAGGTCAAGTGGTTCACGGACGAAGACGGCAATCGCGTCGCCAAAGCCAACGCCGACCTCGATCTGGCCGTGGACGCCTTGCTGCAATCAGAAAACCTGGATCGCGTGCTGTTGGTTACCGGTGACGGCGATTTCGTCCAGGTCGTGCGCGCGTTGCAGAACAAGGGCTGCCGCGTCGAAGTCGTGGCTTTCAAAAATGTCTCAAACGAATTGCGCCGCGAAGCCGATCTTTTTCTGTCCGGGTACTTAATTCCCAACCTGCTGCCGGTTGAGGCTTCCAACGGCGAGGCCAACCAGTGGGGCGAACTCAATCAGCGCGTGCGCGGCATTTGTTACTACCACAAGAACGACTTTGGCTTTCTGCGCTATCTCAAGCACATTGACACCAACCTCTGGATCACTGACCCCAAGCATCCCGATTCGCCCTACGGCACCGCCTGGTTTCACGACACCACTTTGCCCGTTGGCTTTAACACTAACGACCTGCCCAGCCGCCGTTACATTTTCGAATTCAAACTGGCGCGCGCCGAGAATGACAAAGGCCTACGTGCGCTGGAAATTGAATTGCTCGCCGAGCAGTAA